A portion of the Glycine max cultivar Williams 82 chromosome 10, Glycine_max_v4.0, whole genome shotgun sequence genome contains these proteins:
- the LOC102669306 gene encoding uncharacterized mitochondrial protein AtMg00860-like: MVFQARLATGLSSQVEYLGHTVSEHGVEPIPTKVEVVHQWPTPKSARALRGFLGLSGFYRRFIKGYATMVAPLTTLFTKDPFIWTPTADKAFTDLKKALCKAPDLKVELMTNLEFLRFRQKIIEEP; this comes from the exons ATGGTTTTCCAAGCTAGACTTGCTACAGGGTTATCATCA CAAGTTGAATACTTGGGACACACTGTCTCTGAGCACGGGGTCGAACCCATCCCAACCAAAGTGGAAGTAGTTCATCAATGGCCAACTCCCAAATCCGCCAGAGCCTTGCGTGGGTTCCTGGGGCTTTCCGGGTTCTACCGTCGCTTTATAAAGGGTTATGCCACGATGGTCGCACCACTCACCACCTTGTTCACCAAGGATCCCTTCATATGGACGCCCACCGCCGACAAGGCCTTCACTGACCTAAAGAAGGCTCTATGTAAGGCACCG GATTTGAAAGTGGAGCTGATGACTAACCTGGAGTTTCTTAGGTTTCGACAGAAGATCATTGAGGAACCTTAA
- the LOC100817466 gene encoding uncharacterized protein: protein MVEGNCNAMIQRILPQKFKDPRSVTIPCFIGVVSVGKALIDLGASINLLPLSMCRRIGNLRIAPTRMTLQLANRSITRSYGVVEDVLVKVHQFTFSVDFVITDIEEDSDIPLILGRPFMLTTKCIVDMGNDNLEMSVED from the coding sequence ATGGTGGAAGGCAATTGCAATGCTATGATCCAAAGAATTCTACCACAGAAATTTAAAGACCCCAGAAGTGTGACCATCCCATGCTTTATTGGGGTTGTGTCAGTAGGAAAAGCTCTCATTGATCTGGGGGCAAGCATCAATCTATTGCCTCTCTCTATGTGCCGGAGAATTGGAAACCTGAGGATTGCTCCCACTAGGATGACGCTTCAACTAGCAAATCGATCCATTACCAGATCATATGGTGTAGTTGAAGATGTCCTGGTTAAGGTTCACCAATTCACTTTTTCGGTGGACTTTGTGATAACGGACATAGAAGAGGATTCTGATATCCCCTTGATATTGGGCCGACCATTCATGCTTACTACAAAATGCATTGTGGACATGGGGAATGACAACTTAGAAATGAGTGTGGAGGACTAA